The following nucleotide sequence is from Vitis vinifera cultivar Pinot Noir 40024 chromosome 14, ASM3070453v1.
TGATCTCATCCACatcaaatcttatatatatagtatattTCTCTAAATCACAAACTCGAGGTATTATGAATCATGCTAatatatcaagtaaataaacaaaaaacatatgCCCAAAACAAAAGGATAGAGGAAACATAAAGAATATAAACATTAAGCTCAACACCTTTGAAGCTTATTTCTAAGATGATCAATTAATTAGGCAGATGCTTAGGGATTTCCTAAGGTACTTGAACCTAAGAGAATCTAGGGGTTTGGTAAGAATATCTGCCAATTGAAGTATAGTGGGGACAAACTctaaagaaacaaatttttcttcaactAGATCCCTAATGAAATGATGATGGATTTCAATGTGTTTAGTATAGGAATGAATAATAGGAATCTTTGAGATATTTATAGCACTAGAGTTGTCACAATGTATGTTCATGGTTTCTTGTTCAATTCCATAGTCTTTAAGCATTTGCACCATCCATAGGAGTTGCATACAACAGCTCCCAACAACAATATACTCAACTTCAGCAGTGAATAAGGATATAGAGTTTTGATTCTTACTAAGCTAAACCACAAGACAATCGCcaataagaaaacaaacactAGATGTGTTTTTTCTAACCTTAACATTTTTTGCTCAAGCAACTTCGAAATATACAACAATCACAAGAGAAGAATCATAAGAATACATAGACCATAATCAAGGGTTTCATTTATAGTATCCTAATTGATTCTAATCTAGCTATGGGTGAAAATATTTCTTCATAATCAATCTCCTCTATCTATGAGTATCCTTGGGCAACTAATCTTACTTTATTTCTCACAATGACCTCATTTTCATCTtgtttgttcttgaaaataaattttgtacCTATGACATGTTTATCTTTGGGCCTAGGGAGTAAATACCACACATCATTCCTAgtgaattgatttaactctttcTGGAGCGTAGTAGTCCAAGATTCATCATCTAAAGCTTCCTCCACATTCTTTggctccaattaggaggtataACATACACGATTTGTGTCATTTAATCTTGATTGTCTCCTAATAACCACATGTTCATTAAATTTTCCTATAACATTTGAGATTAGGTGGTTCTTAGGTAATCTGGATCTATAGTTATTCcttatttcttcaaaaatgtcATCTAAAGATACAACTTCATCATTTTCAGGGTCAATGTCTTTTTCAAGAATATCATTAGGGTTATATTTAGTGATTTATGAGTCTTTAGGGTTATCCCCAATTGATTTCTGGgttaaaatttgattatcaaatatattgTGATCATACCCAGTATCATTTATAACCATATTAGAAGACTCTTGGATAATCTgtgaatttttattataaaccCTATAGGCTTTATTTATAATAGATAACCTAGGAAGGTACTTACATCAGATTTTGCATCAAACTTTTCAAGGTTCTCCTCACCCTGAGTATATAGCACTCACTGCCAAAGGTCCTAAAATGTTTAAGGTTAGGTTTTCACCCAATCCATAATTCATAAGATGTCTTCTTTGTTCTTGGCCTAAGAAAAATCTTATTGGTAGTATAACATGCAGTATTAATAGCTTTTGCCCAAAATTGCATATGGGTATCATGCATATGAATCATCACCCTAGCCATTTCTTATAGCACTCTATTCTTTCTTTCAACTACACCATTCTGCTAAGGAGTTTTAAGGGCTGAAAATTCATGTTTAATTCTTTTAGTCTTGCAAAAAAGGTGAACATCCACATTGTCAGACCCTCTCCTTCTATCATTCCTAGTCCTTACAATTGGATGGCCAATTTCAACCTGTATTCTATTAAATAAAGACTTTAAATGTTCTATGGCCTCTGATTGCTCCCTTAGTAAAACTTTCAGTTCACATTGGACCGATAAAATCCATGTGAAAAAGATTTAAAGGTCTAGTGGTCCTTATTTATTTAACCTTTTTGTGTGAACTCttagtttgttttcctttcacGCACTCACCAAAAATGGGTTTAGGTTCGCCACTAAGTCTAGGGGTACCTTAATCATTTTTAGTATTAACTAAATGCATAAGGTCTCTATAGTTTATATGACCTAGTCTCATATGCTAGAGCTTAGTAAGATCAAGTTTTGCCCTACTACACATAAGAGGTGTTCTAAAGTTAGGATTTATGGCATAACAATTATCAACTATCTTATGTCCTATGATGACTACCTTTCCCTCTTTATTAACTATCTCACAAAAGTCTTGGTGAAAATTCACTTTATGTTCTTTGTCGCGCATTTGACTAATGCTTAAGAGGTTTTCCTTGAGTCCTTCAACATATAGGACTTCATCTAGTTTAGGATAACCAAGGATAATTATACTACCCTTACCTTTCACACAAGCTAGGTTTCCATCTCCAAAAGTAACAACCCCACCATTATAGTTTTCAAGAGAAGAGAAGTGAAGTAGGTTGTATCTCCTGTCATGTGTCTAGAGTAACCACTATCATGGTACCACTCACTAGAATATTTAGCTTTAAGAGCATTAAACATGACCTCACATTTTGACCTATCATTTCTCAACTAAACTTGCTTAGTCCTAAGCGGTGACTTGGAGGAACTAGGTTGACTTCTAGGTTTCTGATTGGTTTTATTCCCTTTTCCATTGTTcaagatgttatttttaagagaattaaaGTCATTCATAAgtctattcatttgagatttaaACCTTTCTAGAAACCTAGTATAACATCTAAATTGGGAATGTCCAGTTTTCTTACAATGCGTGCATAGTGGTGTCTTTTTAGGAAATTCTATTTGGTTAGTGATATCATGCTCACCTTTGACAAACATAGTTTCTCCACTAAAGGGAGTTTCATCTTTATTAATGTACCTCAAACCTCATTTATCAGCATGAGTTTTGCATTTATCAAGAATTTCATTAAGTACATTAGTTCCAgggtgaaaattttcattcacaGATGAAAAAggcttattatttttaatctcttAAGTAAGGGCATTATTCTTctcaaggaaagaatgatactgAGATTCaagaaatctaattttctcaagcaaattaatctttttcaacattaaaaacatcaatcttatttttatgAACTTCAAGAACATCATGATTTTTCATATAACTCTTAATTAATCTTTCATGCTCAACAACAAGATTATCCAAAAATTCAGCCCTTTGTTCATCAATAAActcatcatcatcactatcaCTATCATGCACAAATTCCATAGATGCAATAAAAGCTAATAAGTCATTGGGATTGTACTTTGCATTTTCAGAAGTCGTGGAAGCACTTTCTTCAGATTTTGTGGCACTCCATGTTGCTTGCATAGACTTTTTGGCATCTTTGGGACTAGGACAATCTTGAGCATAATGTCCTAGACCTCCATAGTTAAAGCATTCTATTTTCTTACCTTTggaggaaccttttcttttctcattagATGGTTGTTCATTAGGGCTTTTTCCTTTTCCAGATTCTTGGTTCTTGTAGAACCTTTTATTAAATTTCATGACCCTTTTAATCCTTTTGGCCATATGTGTCATTTCATCACTAGTTATATCATATGGCATTTCAATATATTTCTCCTCATTCTTAGAAGCCTTAAAGACAAAGTCTTTAGGCTTTTAGGAATTAGAGAGGGTCATCTTATATGTTTGAATGGAGCCTACAAGTTCATCAATTCTCATGGAATCAATGTCCTTACTCTCCTCTATGGCAGTTACTTTAGGTCTAAAACTCTTTGGAAGAGATCTCAATATTGTCCTAACTACCTTAGAATCAAGAATAGGTTCTTTAAGGTTAAACGAAGAATTTACAATATCattcaattcaaaataaaatgaagaaaatgtttgattttcaTGCATCCTAATATTCTCAAACTTAGTAGCAAGCATTTGTAGTTTAGAAATATTTATAGAAGACATACCTTCATGAGTGACTTGAAGAATATCTCATGCTTCCTTTGCACGTTTGCAATTTGCTATTATGTGAAACCATCTGGACATGTTccaataaaaatactaaataaatcCCTAACATTGACTTCACTACCTTCATTATCAGCTTTGCCTCATTCATGTTTAGGTTTAAGTTCTTCTATTGATATTCCTTGAGCATCAAGGATTAACGGTGGTCCCCAACCATATTCAACTGAATTCCATACCCTTACACCTTGCATTTTGAGGAAAAACATAATTTGTGCTTTCCAATGGCAGTAATTATTCCCATTAAAATAGGGTGGACTATTCAAAGGAGCACCACTTTTAGATTGTTCCATATCGAACTTataagatcaataaaaatttgatttttatcctaTATGATTAATAGAAATTTGATTTGTTAAACAATATCaacaataaaaattgaatttttaatcaatagGAAAAAGAATCGATTTTTTTATCCCgttttgataccaattgaaaaatgGGTATCCATTCTATTTTTCTGGAtccaaatcaattttaataatgattttcaAGAAAAACTCATTTGTTAACTTGAAAACATCTTAAAAAGATAACTCTTTGAAGAACTTACTTGATCTTCATAAAATAAGCTATTCAAGAATTTTCTCAAGAGCGAATTTTTATTCTTCactatttttcaacttttttttttctcttttttattttaaaaaaataaataaatatgaaatacaaATCTATATGGCtaaaaaaatcaactaataCCCTCATAAGCCTTCCCAAGTTACAAGACATTAAGGATTCGCCTTGAACTCTTACACTCTAAGCCTTCACTTTAAACTCTTCATAACAAAgtccatttttcttattttttatcttcttgATTAGAGTTATAACCGATCCTCCGCTTACATAGAAATTAAGTATAATGTTAGTAATTCTTAACCAATTTGTTGTGGGCACTAAGATATAAAAACAATTCTATCATGACTCCTTAAGGACAAGTGCTCAAGCCTCGAACCAATCATTTCACtcttatcttttttatattcttttttttccctctctttctctctatagGCTTCCTAATCGTATAAACTCTCCATTAACTACCAAAAATAGCCTCTTCTAATTTaaggattttaattttaattcaagaTACTTTAAGAGTATGTTGTGCAAAGTGTGTGATTTGAATTTGACTTAAAAATTCCCTTTAAAACCATGAAATAGGTGGTCCTAGAATCTCAACCTAACTAGATCACCCTATAAGTGTATCTCCACCAGGTAtagtattttcttttattatattagaTATAATATTCTACTTAAAATCCCATTATTTGTTAtgatattcttaaatattatattttattaaaaatcctattttattttattcaaatagtCTGAACTCCTATCAACAAGTCATTATATCAGAATTAGAGAACGTGGGGTTACCTTAAGTTGTGGGTTATTTCCGTTTTGAAGTTAGCTACAAGGGCATGCCCACGTATGGGCTGGGTGAGGATTGGAATTGTGGCAACAAAGCTTCTTATCCACTATTTTTGGTAGGATAGGGCTAGGTCCTGATGTTTCAAGCAGTGCTTAATCCCTTAAGCCTCGGATACCGTAATCGTAAAGTGgaaaattaatatcatattcATTATTCTATTCCTTCGTCACTAAGATCTTTTCCCATGATCTTTTCCCATTTTCACCCATTTGATTTATGGGAATGATTACTTTAATGCTCCAAAAGTAATGTTGACCTACTAATTGCTTGATTTATATGGGCCACAATTAattatataactttatttgataaatgtaaaattatttaaGTGGAATGAGGACAAAGTGACTCATCAAATCACATCAATCACACACCACTCACATTCCTTGTACATATTCGCCCAAATCATTCATGGTAAAAAAAAACCTCCTACTAGTAGAGAGGCTTTTGGTAATATAGCACAGCAAAGTGATAGTTTTGGCAATAACCCATAGAAACCGTATACCCCACAAAAATGTTCATTCAAATTGAAAGTTTCCGTCCTTCATCCTTAGCTCTTGTCAATCCACACATCAAGCTACTTAGTTGATTTGGAgtcattcaattttttcttgtaatcACTATTTGTATACATTTAGATGTTGTAcccaaattttttgtttttctatacaAGCGAACCCCTTTGTCACCATGTATAAAACCTTGCCATGGATTTAATATTTCAATCACCAACAAGGGGATGGAGATTTTAGAAGGCATGTTGCTTTGGTTTTGATAAAGATTTGTAGTGGAGTTATCCCCATAATTTTGATTGGAATGGAGAATAAGGTACAATATTTTTGGAGTAAAGTGGGGAATTTCTATGAAGGTTCCTTGATTTGTTGCATTCAAATTCAAAATACTTACtttttttgagttattttttCCGTAAGACGTGGATGCACGCGCTGAGAAAGTGAGTGGTAACTTGCCAAACTTGTCCTAGTTTGGCAAAGGAAATAATGTACTCAGTCTTGCCATTTGCACTTACTATTTCTGCTTCTTTTTGACTCTCTGTGGACCACTTgcttctctccctctctctctctcttactctttctctctctcattctctgGGATATATACTACAGTTGCTTCCCCTTTTCCGGGATAGAAAATCTAATGATCCGATCCTCCATAAATCATCCACCCAATAACTGAAACCTTTCATCATTCTAGATTTTTAGCCGAAGGTACTGTTTCTCAAACAAGGAAGCTCGAGGAAGAAGAATATTCTATTCTCCTTCAATTTCAAGATCGAGATCACAAAGATATGTGTCCATGCAAAATCTAGCATTCATCACTCCTGAAAAGGGTCTCATTTGCAGTTGCTAAGGGCAAAACGCACTACAGCCAGCGGCATCATCCCTAGAGAACTGCATGTCCCCACTCAGCTAAGAGGAAGAGCTTCATTTCTCTCTCCACACAAGGAAGCAGCAGGAGGATCAGAAAAAATCTttgaaggaggaggaggaggaggaggagaagaagatCAAAAGCAACAAGTTGAATCTCATTAGTAAGATCCAGGAAAAGAAAGCAACATAAACCTAATCAGTCCCATGGATTTGGTTTCACAATCAGGAAACCCTAACTCTGTGAGCACCATAATCAACCCCAACAATCCCAACACCTCATCCACAATCTCATCGCCTGCGGTTTACGCTCCAAGCCGGTACGAGAACCAGAAGCGCCGAGACTGGAACACTTTTGGCCAGTATCTCAGGAACCACAGGCCTCCGCTCTCACTATCCCTCTGCAATGGGGCACATGTCCTAGAGTTCCTCCGATACCTCGATCAGTTTGGCAAGACCAAGGTCCACAACCAAACTTGCCCCTTCTTCGGCCTCAAAAACCCTCCTGCACCTTGCCCTTGCCCGCTTCGCCAGGCCTGGGGAAGCCTGGATGCTCTGATTGGACGCCTTCGAGCTGCTTATGAG
It contains:
- the LOC100260366 gene encoding protein LIGHT-DEPENDENT SHORT HYPOCOTYLS 1 — translated: MDLVSQSGNPNSVSTIINPNNPNTSSTISSPAVYAPSRYENQKRRDWNTFGQYLRNHRPPLSLSLCNGAHVLEFLRYLDQFGKTKVHNQTCPFFGLKNPPAPCPCPLRQAWGSLDALIGRLRAAYEEHGGKPEANPFGARAVRLYLREVRDFQAKARGVSYEKKRKRSKPKLAPPPAGASQ